The proteins below come from a single Paracoccus sp. SCSIO 75233 genomic window:
- a CDS encoding peptidylprolyl isomerase, translating to MRQFLLSVTLAAGLGAGVSAPLAAQDFSPVVYVNNSVVTQYEIDQRIRFMQVLNSPETGSAAAEKALIEDRLRIAAAREIGIEVSDVGLEEGLAEFAGRAGLTTGEFIQLLEQNGVGRQAYRDFVKAGVAWRAVVRARIVPGISVSDAEVEQAMKRVIETPRVIQVLLSELIIPAPPGQESAAMSRAEQVTREATSEGAFAAFARQYSATPSRDRGGRLEWMSVENMPPSLRPIILGLQPGQMTPPLTVPGAVVLFYLRDTQGELRPGAKEQQLDYLTVTFASLAEAQNAAARATSCGTLYEMAASLPDEQVQRRTASQGAIFADVAVRLATLDENEATVIGRGAAADVVMLCERTPALLAGLDAGPVASAATDGETVTEADPNALPQRDAVREQIFNRKVSLAADAYLAELRADAVIRRN from the coding sequence ATGCGGCAGTTTCTTCTTTCCGTGACGCTCGCAGCCGGGCTTGGTGCCGGGGTCTCGGCTCCGCTTGCTGCGCAGGATTTTTCGCCCGTGGTTTATGTCAACAACTCGGTCGTGACCCAGTACGAGATCGACCAGCGTATCCGCTTCATGCAGGTGCTCAACTCCCCCGAAACCGGCAGCGCGGCGGCGGAAAAGGCGCTCATCGAAGACCGTCTTCGCATTGCCGCGGCGCGCGAGATCGGGATCGAGGTCAGCGATGTCGGGCTGGAAGAGGGGCTGGCGGAATTCGCCGGACGTGCCGGGCTGACAACGGGTGAGTTTATCCAGCTTCTCGAACAAAACGGCGTCGGACGGCAGGCCTATCGCGATTTCGTCAAGGCCGGCGTGGCATGGCGCGCCGTTGTCCGGGCGCGGATCGTCCCCGGCATCTCGGTCAGCGATGCCGAGGTCGAACAGGCCATGAAACGGGTGATCGAGACCCCACGCGTGATCCAGGTGCTTCTGTCCGAGCTGATCATCCCCGCCCCGCCGGGTCAGGAAAGCGCCGCAATGTCCCGCGCCGAACAGGTCACCCGCGAAGCTACCAGCGAGGGCGCATTTGCGGCCTTCGCGCGCCAGTATTCCGCCACGCCATCGCGTGATCGCGGCGGACGGCTCGAATGGATGAGCGTCGAGAATATGCCGCCCAGCCTGCGCCCGATCATCCTTGGCCTGCAACCCGGCCAGATGACGCCGCCGCTGACGGTTCCGGGGGCCGTGGTCCTGTTCTATCTGCGCGACACTCAGGGCGAGTTGCGTCCGGGTGCGAAAGAACAGCAGCTTGATTATCTGACCGTCACATTCGCTTCCCTTGCGGAGGCCCAGAACGCCGCCGCCCGCGCGACCTCCTGCGGAACGCTTTATGAAATGGCGGCTTCCTTGCCGGACGAGCAGGTGCAGCGGCGCACGGCCTCGCAAGGTGCGATTTTCGCCGATGTCGCGGTACGGCTGGCAACGCTGGACGAGAACGAGGCGACTGTGATCGGTCGTGGAGCCGCGGCAGATGTGGTGATGCTGTGTGAGCGGACCCCGGCGCTGCTGGCCGGGCTGGATGCCGGGCCGGTCGCCTCTGCCGCGACCGATGGCGAGACCGTAACGGAAGCCGATCCGAATGCGCTGCCCCAGCGTGATGCGGTGCGCGAGCAGATTTTCAACCGCAAAGTCAGCCTCGCCGCCGACGCCTATCTGGCGGAGCTGCGCGCCGACGCGGTGATCCGGCGGAACTAG
- the lptG gene encoding LPS export ABC transporter permease LptG — MILARYIANRYLRAFLLLAGVFLAILLLIDMVEQIRRFSDDGISIGGAARLSALSVAGSFYNILPLIALLAGIMLFLGLSRSSEMVAIRASGRSALRCVMAPSVMALLIGIFCVGILNPIVAATEARYSAAVARIESGTAQTVSLGNDSVWLRQGLGESEAQMMIRAARTSPDATTLYGASFIIFEPQTGPATRIEAAQAELTDGEWKLTKVKEWQLTDANPEADARALKSLILPTDLTAERIRDGFGSPQAIPIWELPKYIAGLKRAGFSALRHQVWLQMELALPLMLAAMVLIASVFTMRHMRGRKTGGLVLGAFAAGLGLFFLRSMAQVLGENAGVPPALAGWAPPLVAILFAVGILLSLEDG; from the coding sequence ATGATCCTCGCCCGCTATATCGCGAACCGCTATCTGCGCGCCTTTCTGCTGCTTGCCGGGGTGTTTCTGGCCATCCTGCTGCTGATCGACATGGTAGAACAGATCCGCCGCTTCTCCGATGACGGGATCAGCATCGGCGGCGCTGCGCGGCTGTCGGCGCTGTCGGTCGCGGGTAGTTTCTACAATATCCTGCCACTGATCGCGCTGCTGGCCGGGATCATGCTGTTTCTCGGCCTGTCGCGCAGTTCCGAGATGGTGGCGATCCGCGCATCGGGCCGCTCCGCGCTCAGATGCGTGATGGCCCCGTCGGTCATGGCGCTGCTGATCGGGATATTCTGCGTGGGCATCCTGAACCCCATCGTTGCCGCGACCGAAGCGCGCTATTCTGCCGCTGTCGCCCGCATCGAATCGGGGACCGCGCAGACCGTAAGCCTCGGCAACGACTCCGTCTGGTTGCGGCAGGGGCTTGGCGAAAGCGAGGCGCAGATGATGATCCGCGCCGCCCGCACCAGCCCCGACGCCACCACGCTTTACGGCGCGAGTTTCATCATCTTCGAGCCGCAGACCGGGCCTGCCACACGCATCGAAGCTGCACAGGCGGAGTTGACCGATGGCGAATGGAAACTCACCAAGGTGAAGGAATGGCAGCTTACCGATGCCAATCCGGAGGCGGATGCGAGGGCGCTGAAATCCCTGATCCTGCCAACCGACCTGACCGCCGAGCGGATCCGGGACGGCTTCGGCAGCCCGCAAGCGATCCCGATCTGGGAGTTGCCGAAATATATCGCCGGGCTGAAACGGGCGGGGTTCTCCGCGCTGCGTCATCAGGTCTGGCTGCAAATGGAACTGGCGCTGCCGCTGATGCTGGCGGCAATGGTGCTGATTGCCTCGGTCTTCACGATGCGGCATATGCGCGGGCGCAAGACCGGCGGGCTGGTGCTGGGGGCATTTGCCGCCGGTCTGGGCTTGTTCTTCCTGCGCAGCATGGCGCAGGTTCTGGGTGAGAATGCGGGGGTTCCGCCGGCACTCGCAGGCTGGGCGCCGCCACTGGTCGCGATCCTGTTCGCCGTCGGGATCCTGCTGAGTTTAGAGGACGGATGA
- the lptD gene encoding LPS-assembly protein LptD, with protein MRRLTVILLCIGSTATPVLAQDLPPEPWWVTHSSYDGADGPALAPTEDIDSNAPYADGTELSKLTSTVRPPRQDVTISGEDVGDDGGSATLLADYITLSGDRTLTASGGVVVWYQGARLVADRVSYDGGTGDMTITGPIHLTRPGLSDNDDDAILIADQAQLSQDLREGLLRGARLVLAREMQLAAKEVILSDSGRYTTLNNVVASSCRICAEDPTPLWEVRARRITHDNEQNTLIFEHPQLRAFGLPVAAWPGTVRAPDPTVDRLSGFLRPRVRTTSNLGFGVMVPYFRPLGPHADVTLTPYLSASYTATLMARYRQAFWNGAMEWNGAITRDDIRDGETRGYLFGAAKWELPRGYELGLQVQMASDDGYLLDYDITDADRLWSGLTLVRVSKDKLVWARAGNYHSLRDDEDNVTSPAQIADTMWAQRWQLAGGNAELEWSTHAHRRPSGENIVGRDVARASVAFDWNRTQILPGGFVATGAAGLSADFYSIRDDDRYPNTAARTTPWLSAELRYPLTGGDRYASYMLEPVIQLAWSPEDDDDDDIPNEDSRQIEFDEGNLFSLSRYPGWDARESGLRANLGVTWTRFDPTGWSLSLAGGRVYRKDEGDDADTPMSLRGSRSDWLMAAHYASNSGLSIANRALLDDDFEISRDELRIGWARPGLQLSMGYLWMEADRFEDRDKDLSELTGEIGWQIADGWWASATTRHDLEANRAQRAGFGIAYRNECISAELEVNRRFTDTEKVDPETDIDLSVRLGGFGRQPAGKGSVARRSCLR; from the coding sequence ATGCGCCGCCTGACCGTGATACTGCTCTGCATCGGCAGCACCGCAACGCCCGTGCTGGCGCAGGATCTGCCGCCTGAACCGTGGTGGGTGACGCATTCCTCATATGACGGCGCGGATGGTCCTGCCCTCGCCCCGACCGAGGATATCGACAGCAATGCGCCTTACGCAGACGGCACCGAGCTGAGCAAACTGACCAGCACGGTCCGTCCGCCGCGCCAGGATGTGACCATTTCCGGCGAGGATGTCGGCGATGACGGCGGGTCGGCGACGCTTCTGGCCGACTACATCACCTTGTCGGGCGACCGCACCCTGACCGCGTCCGGCGGGGTCGTCGTGTGGTATCAGGGCGCGCGTCTGGTGGCGGATCGGGTCAGCTATGATGGCGGCACCGGCGACATGACCATCACCGGCCCCATCCACCTGACCCGCCCCGGCCTTTCCGACAACGACGATGACGCCATCCTGATCGCCGATCAGGCGCAGCTTAGCCAGGATCTGCGCGAGGGCCTGCTGCGCGGCGCCCGGCTGGTGCTGGCGCGCGAAATGCAGTTGGCGGCGAAAGAGGTGATCCTGTCCGATAGCGGGCGCTACACCACGCTGAACAACGTCGTCGCCTCCTCCTGCCGGATCTGCGCCGAAGACCCGACGCCTTTATGGGAGGTACGGGCGCGGCGAATCACCCATGACAATGAGCAGAACACGCTGATTTTCGAACATCCCCAGCTTCGCGCTTTCGGCCTGCCGGTCGCCGCATGGCCCGGCACCGTCCGCGCCCCCGATCCGACGGTCGATCGGTTGTCGGGGTTCCTCAGGCCACGGGTGCGGACGACCTCGAATCTCGGCTTCGGGGTTATGGTCCCCTATTTCAGGCCGCTCGGGCCACATGCCGATGTGACCCTGACACCTTACCTGTCCGCCTCCTACACCGCCACGCTGATGGCCCGCTACCGTCAGGCGTTCTGGAATGGTGCGATGGAATGGAACGGCGCAATCACGCGCGATGACATCCGCGATGGCGAGACACGGGGATATCTGTTCGGTGCCGCTAAATGGGAGTTGCCGCGCGGCTATGAGCTGGGCCTGCAAGTGCAGATGGCCTCCGATGACGGCTATCTGCTGGATTACGACATTACCGATGCCGACCGCCTGTGGAGCGGGCTGACGCTGGTCCGGGTCAGCAAAGACAAGCTGGTCTGGGCGCGGGCCGGGAATTATCACTCGCTGCGCGATGACGAGGATAACGTCACCTCGCCCGCTCAGATTGCGGACACAATGTGGGCGCAACGCTGGCAGTTGGCGGGCGGCAATGCGGAACTGGAATGGTCGACCCACGCCCACAGGCGCCCCTCCGGCGAAAATATCGTGGGCCGGGATGTCGCCCGCGCATCTGTCGCATTCGACTGGAACCGGACGCAGATCCTGCCCGGCGGGTTCGTCGCGACCGGGGCTGCAGGGCTGAGTGCCGATTTCTATTCCATTCGCGACGATGACCGCTACCCGAACACGGCGGCACGAACGACCCCCTGGTTATCGGCAGAGCTGCGCTATCCGCTGACCGGCGGCGACCGTTATGCGTCGTATATGCTGGAACCCGTCATACAACTCGCCTGGTCGCCGGAGGATGACGACGATGACGACATCCCGAACGAGGACAGCCGCCAGATCGAATTTGACGAGGGCAATCTGTTCTCCCTCTCCCGCTATCCGGGCTGGGACGCGCGCGAATCCGGGCTGCGCGCCAATCTCGGCGTGACATGGACGCGCTTCGACCCAACCGGCTGGTCACTGTCGCTCGCAGGCGGCAGGGTCTATCGCAAGGATGAGGGCGACGACGCCGACACGCCGATGTCATTGCGCGGCAGCCGCTCCGACTGGCTGATGGCGGCGCATTATGCCAGCAATTCGGGTCTGAGCATCGCCAACCGCGCGCTTCTGGATGACGATTTCGAGATCAGCCGCGACGAACTGCGCATCGGCTGGGCGCGTCCGGGCCTGCAACTCAGCATGGGCTATCTGTGGATGGAGGCCGACCGGTTCGAGGATCGCGACAAGGATCTGTCCGAACTGACCGGCGAAATCGGCTGGCAGATCGCTGATGGATGGTGGGCCAGCGCCACGACGCGGCATGATCTGGAGGCGAACCGGGCACAGCGGGCCGGTTTCGGCATCGCCTATCGCAACGAATGCATCAGCGCGGAGCTGGAGGTGAACCGGCGCTTCACCGATACCGAGAAGGTCGACCCGGAAACCGACATCGACCTGTCGGTCCGGCTTGGCGGCTTCGGCAGGCAGCCTGCAGGCAAGGGCAGTGTGGCGCGCCGAAGCTGCTTGCGCTAG
- the lptF gene encoding LPS export ABC transporter permease LptF: MNRIDRYILKLMLILFGFFALVLVAVYWVNRAVSLFENLIADGQTALVVLEFTLLTLPLVISVVLPVAAFAATAYGTNRLSGESELVAMQAAGLSPWRMARPVLVFGIIAAVMVAILVHALVPMARARLAEREEQIAENITAQFLKAGVFQFPASGITLFIRDITPQGELEGLFLEDARNPDSITSYSAERALIVRSDEGPKLVMISGMVQALRQTAETPRLSLTRFEDLTYDLGAIVGGSDPDDRDLRDFSTARLLSPDAELLAATGETAMRARLEAHERLAQPLLSPVAAMLGFATLLIGGFSRFGVWRQVTWAILALIFVQLLTNWTANRAGEDPALWPLLYLPSAAGALICVFLLWLAARARRPRRHGAAGAAT, from the coding sequence ATGAACCGTATCGACCGCTATATCCTGAAGTTGATGCTGATCCTCTTCGGCTTCTTCGCGCTTGTGCTGGTCGCGGTGTACTGGGTCAACCGGGCGGTCTCGCTGTTCGAGAACCTGATCGCGGACGGCCAGACAGCGCTTGTCGTGCTGGAGTTCACCTTGCTGACCCTGCCGCTCGTGATCTCCGTCGTGCTTCCGGTCGCGGCCTTTGCGGCAACCGCATATGGCACCAACCGGCTTTCGGGCGAATCCGAACTGGTGGCGATGCAAGCCGCCGGGCTGTCACCGTGGCGCATGGCTCGGCCGGTTCTGGTGTTCGGGATCATCGCCGCGGTCATGGTGGCGATCCTTGTCCACGCACTCGTTCCAATGGCGCGCGCACGGCTGGCGGAGCGGGAAGAACAGATCGCCGAGAATATCACCGCGCAGTTCCTCAAGGCTGGCGTATTCCAGTTCCCGGCCAGCGGGATAACCCTGTTCATTCGCGACATCACCCCACAGGGGGAGCTTGAAGGGCTGTTCCTGGAAGACGCACGCAACCCGGACAGCATCACCTCCTACAGTGCCGAGCGGGCGCTTATCGTGCGTTCGGATGAAGGGCCGAAGCTGGTCATGATCAGCGGCATGGTTCAGGCATTGCGGCAGACAGCAGAAACGCCGCGCCTGTCGCTGACCCGGTTCGAGGATCTCACCTATGATCTCGGCGCAATCGTCGGCGGCTCCGACCCCGATGACCGGGATCTGCGCGATTTTTCGACCGCCCGCTTGCTCAGCCCGGATGCGGAGTTGCTCGCGGCCACTGGCGAAACCGCCATGCGGGCCCGGCTGGAGGCGCATGAGCGTCTGGCACAACCGCTGCTGTCGCCGGTTGCAGCCATGCTTGGATTTGCAACCTTGCTGATCGGCGGGTTTTCCCGCTTCGGCGTCTGGCGGCAGGTCACATGGGCAATCCTGGCCCTGATCTTCGTGCAGCTTCTGACCAACTGGACAGCCAACCGCGCTGGCGAAGACCCGGCCTTGTGGCCGCTGCTTTACCTGCCATCGGCGGCAGGCGCGCTGATCTGCGTCTTTCTGCTATGGCTCGCAGCAAGGGCGCGGCGACCGCGACGACACGGGGCGGCAGGGGCAGCCACATGA
- the rsmA gene encoding 16S rRNA (adenine(1518)-N(6)/adenine(1519)-N(6))-dimethyltransferase RsmA has translation MSAIDGLPPLREVIATHDLRAKKQLGQNFLLDLNLTSKIARQAGDLSGSDVLEIGPGPGGLTRGLLAEGARHVLAIEKDARALPALAEIAAAYPGRLTVIHGDALDIDPLAHLTPPIRIAANLPYNVGTELLIRWLTPAEWPPFWETLTLMFQREVAERIVAQPGSKAYGRLAVLAQWRSDAKIVMSLPPEAFVPAPKVHSAVVQLTALPAPRFPADAEILSRVVAAAFNQRRKMLRSALKGLHPDIEGKLNAAGIAPTARAEEIGLEAFCALARSLA, from the coding sequence ATGAGTGCCATTGACGGCCTGCCCCCCCTGCGGGAGGTCATCGCGACCCACGATCTGCGCGCGAAGAAGCAGCTTGGCCAGAACTTCCTGCTCGACCTGAACCTGACCAGCAAGATCGCACGGCAAGCGGGCGATCTGAGCGGCAGCGACGTGCTGGAAATCGGTCCCGGCCCGGGCGGGCTGACGCGCGGACTTCTTGCCGAGGGCGCGCGCCATGTGCTTGCGATTGAGAAGGACGCCCGCGCCCTGCCCGCCCTGGCGGAGATCGCCGCCGCCTATCCGGGGCGGCTGACTGTGATCCACGGTGACGCGCTCGACATCGATCCGCTGGCGCATCTGACCCCGCCGATCCGGATCGCGGCAAATCTGCCGTATAATGTCGGGACCGAGTTGCTGATCCGCTGGCTGACACCCGCCGAATGGCCGCCCTTCTGGGAAACGCTGACCCTCATGTTTCAGCGCGAAGTGGCAGAGCGTATCGTGGCGCAACCCGGCTCCAAGGCCTATGGGCGGCTGGCGGTTCTGGCCCAATGGCGCAGCGACGCAAAAATCGTGATGTCCCTGCCGCCCGAGGCTTTTGTTCCTGCGCCGAAGGTTCACTCCGCCGTGGTCCAGTTGACCGCCCTGCCCGCGCCGCGCTTCCCTGCCGATGCCGAAATCCTGTCCCGCGTCGTCGCCGCCGCTTTCAACCAGCGACGGAAGATGCTGCGCAGCGCCCTGAAGGGGTTGCACCCGGATATCGAGGGGAAGCTGAACGCCGCAGGTATCGCGCCAACCGCCCGCGCCGAGGAGATCGGGCTGGAAGCCTTCTGCGCGCTCGCCCGCAGCTTGGCATAG
- the pdxA gene encoding 4-hydroxythreonine-4-phosphate dehydrogenase PdxA, translated as MTHPIIVTCGEPAGVGPEIAPRLIDADVPLVWLGDPRHLPDGTDWAEVTDLRSLPNGKLPVLRHDFAAPNPPGKPQPANARGVIEVIERAVSLAMTGDAAGICTLPINKKALKDGAGFPFPGHTEFLAHLAGGVDVVMMLASTSVDPPCRVVPATIHIALADVPEQLTEQTLDTAIRVTHDAIIRDFGITEPRIAVAGLNPHAGEGGAMGREELEWIAPLIERLRTEGLRITGPLPADTMFHAPARRRYDVAICTYHDQALIPVKTLDFAGGVNVTLGLPFIRTSPDHGTAFDIAGTGQADAESAIAALRMAWELARTRGTA; from the coding sequence GTGACGCATCCGATCATCGTGACCTGTGGCGAGCCTGCGGGGGTCGGCCCGGAAATCGCGCCCCGGCTGATCGACGCAGATGTGCCGTTGGTCTGGCTGGGTGATCCGCGCCATTTGCCCGACGGAACCGACTGGGCGGAGGTGACGGATCTGCGCAGCCTTCCAAACGGCAAGCTGCCGGTTCTGCGCCACGACTTCGCCGCGCCCAACCCGCCCGGCAAGCCCCAGCCGGCCAATGCACGCGGCGTGATCGAGGTGATCGAGCGGGCGGTTTCGCTGGCCATGACGGGCGACGCCGCCGGGATCTGCACCTTGCCGATCAACAAGAAGGCGCTCAAGGACGGGGCAGGCTTCCCCTTCCCCGGCCATACAGAGTTTCTCGCCCATCTGGCGGGGGGCGTGGATGTGGTGATGATGCTTGCTTCCACCAGCGTCGATCCACCTTGCCGGGTGGTTCCAGCGACAATCCATATCGCGCTTGCCGATGTCCCCGAACAGCTTACTGAGCAGACACTGGACACCGCCATCCGCGTCACCCACGACGCCATCATCCGCGATTTCGGGATAACGGAGCCGCGCATCGCCGTCGCCGGTCTCAACCCCCATGCGGGCGAGGGCGGGGCAATGGGCCGCGAGGAGCTGGAATGGATCGCCCCCCTCATCGAAAGGTTGCGAACCGAGGGCCTGCGGATCACCGGGCCGCTGCCTGCGGATACGATGTTTCACGCCCCGGCCAGACGCCGCTATGACGTCGCGATCTGCACCTATCACGATCAGGCCCTGATCCCGGTCAAGACGCTGGATTTCGCGGGCGGGGTCAATGTCACGCTTGGCCTGCCTTTCATCCGCACCTCCCCCGATCACGGCACCGCCTTCGACATCGCTGGCACGGGACAGGCCGACGCGGAAAGCGCCATTGCCGCATTGCGGATGGCATGGGAACTCGCCCGGACGCGGGGCACCGCATGA